A single Capricornis sumatraensis isolate serow.1 chromosome 20, serow.2, whole genome shotgun sequence DNA region contains:
- the LOC138095858 gene encoding cytochrome P450 2A13 isoform X1, protein MLASGLLLVALLACLTIMVLMSVWRQRNLKGKLPPGPTPLPFIGNYLQLNTEQMYNSLMKISERYGPVFTIHLGTRQIVVLCGYDAVKEALVDQAEEFSGRGEQATFDWLFKGYGVAFSNGERAKQLRRFSITTLRDFGVGKRGIEERIQEEAGFLIEAFRGTRGAFIDPTFFLSRTVSNVISSIVFGDRFDYEDKEFLSLLRMMLGSFQFTATSTGQLYEMFYSVMKYLPGPQQQAFKELQGLEDFIAKKVEQNQRTLDPNSPRDFIDSFLIRMQEEKENPNTEFYMKNLVLTTLNLFFAGTETVSTTMRYGFLLLMKHPDVEAKIHEEIDRVIGKNRQPKFEDRAKMPYTEAVIHEIQRFGDMIPMGLARRVTKDTKFRDFLLPKGTEVFPMLGSVLRDPKFFSNPRDFNPQHFLDEKGQFKKSDAFVPFSIGKRYCFGEGLARMELFLFFTTIMQNFRFKSPQSPQDINVSPKLVGFATIPPNYTMSFLPR, encoded by the exons ATGCTGGCCTCAGGGCTGCTCCTCGTGGCTTTGCTGGCCTGTCTGACTATCATGGTCTTGATGTCTGTCTGGCGGCAAAGGAACCTCAAAGGGAAATTGCCTCCAGGGCCCACTCCTCTGCCCTTCATCGGGAACTACCTGCAGCTGAACACCGAGCAGATGTACAACTCCCTCATGAAG ATCAGCGAGCGCTATGGCCCCGTGTTCACGATCCACCTGGGGACCCGGCAGATCGTGGTGCTGTGCGGCTATGATGCTGTGAAGGAGGCTCTGGTGGACCAGGCTGAAGAATTCAGTGGGCGAGGCGAGCAGGCTACCTTTGACTGGCTCTTCAAAGGCTATG GAGTGGCTTTCAGCAACGGGGAGCGCGCCAAGCAGCTCCGGCGCTTCTCAATTACGACGCTGCGGGACTTCGGCGTGGGCAAGCGCGGCATCGAAGAGCGCATCCAGGAGGAGGCAGGCTTCCTCATCGAGGCCTTCCGGGGCACTCGCG GCGCCTTCATCGATCCCACCTTCTTCCTGAGCCGAACGGTCTCCAATGTCATCAGCTCCATTGTCTTCGGGGACCGCTTTGACTACGAGGACAAAGAGTTCCTGTCACTACTGCGAATGATGCTGGGAAGCTTCCAGTTCACCGCTACGTCTACCGGGCAG CTCTACGAGATGTTCTACTCAGTGATGAAATATCTGCCAGGGCCACAGCAGCAGGCCTTTAAGGAGCTGCAGGGACTGGAGGACTTCATAGCTAAGAAGGTGGAACAAAACCAGCGCACACTGGACCCCAACTCCCCACGGGACTTCATCGACTCCTTCCTCATCCGCATGCAGGAG GAGAAGGAGAATCCCAACACGGAGTTCTACATGAAGAACCTGGTGCTAACAACCCTGAACCTCTTCTTTGCGGGCACTGAGACGGTCAGCACGACCATGCGGTATGGCTTCCTGCTGCTCATGAAGCACCCAGATGTGGAGG CCAAAATCCATGAGGAGATTGACCGCGTGATCGGCAAGAACCGTCAGCCCAAGTTTGAGGACCGGGCCAAGATGCCCTACACAGAGGCTGTGATCCACGAGATCCAGAGATTCGGAGACATGATCCCCATGGGCCTGGCCCGCAGAGTCACCAAGGATACCAAGTTTCGAGACTTCCTCCTCCCCAAG GGCACCGAAGTGTTCCCTATGCTGGGTTCTGTGCTGAGAGACCCCAAGTTCTTCTCCAACCCCCGAGATTTCAATCCCCAGCACTTCCTGGATGAGAAGGGGCAATTTAAGAAGAGTGATGCTTTTGTGCCCTTCTCCATTG GAAAGCGGTACTGTTTCGGAGAAGGCCTCGCCAGAATGGagctcttcctcttcttcactACCATCATGCAGAACTTCCGCTTCAAGTCCCCACAGTCGCCCCAGGACATCAACGTGTCCCCCAAACTCGTGGGCTTTGCCACTATCCCTCCAAACTACACCATGAGCTTCCTGCCCCGTTGA
- the LOC138095858 gene encoding cytochrome P450 2A13 isoform X2, translated as MLASGLLLVALLACLTIMVLMSVWRQRNLKGKLPPGPTPLPFIGNYLQLNTEQMYNSLMKVSWGVAFSNGERAKQLRRFSITTLRDFGVGKRGIEERIQEEAGFLIEAFRGTRGAFIDPTFFLSRTVSNVISSIVFGDRFDYEDKEFLSLLRMMLGSFQFTATSTGQLYEMFYSVMKYLPGPQQQAFKELQGLEDFIAKKVEQNQRTLDPNSPRDFIDSFLIRMQEEKENPNTEFYMKNLVLTTLNLFFAGTETVSTTMRYGFLLLMKHPDVEAKIHEEIDRVIGKNRQPKFEDRAKMPYTEAVIHEIQRFGDMIPMGLARRVTKDTKFRDFLLPKGTEVFPMLGSVLRDPKFFSNPRDFNPQHFLDEKGQFKKSDAFVPFSIGKRYCFGEGLARMELFLFFTTIMQNFRFKSPQSPQDINVSPKLVGFATIPPNYTMSFLPR; from the exons ATGCTGGCCTCAGGGCTGCTCCTCGTGGCTTTGCTGGCCTGTCTGACTATCATGGTCTTGATGTCTGTCTGGCGGCAAAGGAACCTCAAAGGGAAATTGCCTCCAGGGCCCACTCCTCTGCCCTTCATCGGGAACTACCTGCAGCTGAACACCGAGCAGATGTACAACTCCCTCATGAAGGTGTCATGGG GAGTGGCTTTCAGCAACGGGGAGCGCGCCAAGCAGCTCCGGCGCTTCTCAATTACGACGCTGCGGGACTTCGGCGTGGGCAAGCGCGGCATCGAAGAGCGCATCCAGGAGGAGGCAGGCTTCCTCATCGAGGCCTTCCGGGGCACTCGCG GCGCCTTCATCGATCCCACCTTCTTCCTGAGCCGAACGGTCTCCAATGTCATCAGCTCCATTGTCTTCGGGGACCGCTTTGACTACGAGGACAAAGAGTTCCTGTCACTACTGCGAATGATGCTGGGAAGCTTCCAGTTCACCGCTACGTCTACCGGGCAG CTCTACGAGATGTTCTACTCAGTGATGAAATATCTGCCAGGGCCACAGCAGCAGGCCTTTAAGGAGCTGCAGGGACTGGAGGACTTCATAGCTAAGAAGGTGGAACAAAACCAGCGCACACTGGACCCCAACTCCCCACGGGACTTCATCGACTCCTTCCTCATCCGCATGCAGGAG GAGAAGGAGAATCCCAACACGGAGTTCTACATGAAGAACCTGGTGCTAACAACCCTGAACCTCTTCTTTGCGGGCACTGAGACGGTCAGCACGACCATGCGGTATGGCTTCCTGCTGCTCATGAAGCACCCAGATGTGGAGG CCAAAATCCATGAGGAGATTGACCGCGTGATCGGCAAGAACCGTCAGCCCAAGTTTGAGGACCGGGCCAAGATGCCCTACACAGAGGCTGTGATCCACGAGATCCAGAGATTCGGAGACATGATCCCCATGGGCCTGGCCCGCAGAGTCACCAAGGATACCAAGTTTCGAGACTTCCTCCTCCCCAAG GGCACCGAAGTGTTCCCTATGCTGGGTTCTGTGCTGAGAGACCCCAAGTTCTTCTCCAACCCCCGAGATTTCAATCCCCAGCACTTCCTGGATGAGAAGGGGCAATTTAAGAAGAGTGATGCTTTTGTGCCCTTCTCCATTG GAAAGCGGTACTGTTTCGGAGAAGGCCTCGCCAGAATGGagctcttcctcttcttcactACCATCATGCAGAACTTCCGCTTCAAGTCCCCACAGTCGCCCCAGGACATCAACGTGTCCCCCAAACTCGTGGGCTTTGCCACTATCCCTCCAAACTACACCATGAGCTTCCTGCCCCGTTGA